A genomic stretch from Mycobacterium cookii includes:
- a CDS encoding nuclear transport factor 2 family protein yields MTDVNPPLPPFTLATAIQKVQAAEDAWNTRDPERVSRAYTVDSQWRNRGEHIVGREAIVAFLTRKWQHELDYVLRKSLWSFHGNHIAVRFQYESRDASGQWWRSYGNELWEFDDAGLMARREASINDVAIEESLRRFFGPRSTEEHGQDFPLW; encoded by the coding sequence ATGACCGACGTCAACCCGCCGTTACCGCCCTTCACATTGGCGACGGCGATCCAGAAGGTGCAAGCCGCCGAGGACGCCTGGAACACCCGCGACCCAGAACGCGTCAGCCGGGCCTACACCGTCGACTCGCAGTGGCGAAATCGCGGCGAGCACATCGTCGGCCGCGAGGCGATCGTGGCGTTCCTCACCCGCAAGTGGCAGCACGAACTCGACTATGTCCTTCGCAAGAGCCTGTGGAGCTTCCACGGCAACCACATCGCCGTCCGCTTTCAATATGAAAGCCGCGACGCTTCTGGCCAGTGGTGGCGCAGCTACGGCAACGAGTTGTGGGAGTTCGACGACGCCGGTCTGATGGCCCGGCGGGAAGCCAGCATCAACGACGTCGCGATCGAGGAGTCCCTACGCCGCTTCTTCGGTCCGCGCTCAACTGAGGAGCACGGCCAAGACTTTCCACTTTGGTGA
- a CDS encoding Re/Si-specific NAD(P)(+) transhydrogenase subunit alpha, producing MTDTQTTVGVVAESGADERRVALVPKAIAPLVKSGIAVVVESGAGKRALLPDELYTEAGATIGDAWSADVVVKVAPPTASEVGKLHSGQTLIGFLAPRNAENSIGALKSAGVQAFALEAIPRISRAQAMDALSSQGNVSGYKAVLLAASESTRFFPMLTTAAGTVKPATVLVLGVGVAGLQALATARRLGGRTTGYDVRPEVADQVRSVGAQWLDLGIDAAGKGGYARELTDEERAQQQKALEDAISGFDVVITTALVPGRPAPRLVTAAAVEAMKPGSVVVDLAGETGGNCELTEPGQTVVKHDVTIASPLNLPATMPEHASELYSKNITALLDLLIKDGALAPDFDDEVIADSCVTRGEGS from the coding sequence ATGACAGATACGCAGACGACGGTGGGGGTGGTCGCCGAGTCGGGAGCCGACGAGCGACGGGTCGCGCTGGTCCCGAAGGCAATCGCGCCGCTGGTGAAAAGCGGGATCGCGGTCGTCGTGGAGTCGGGTGCGGGCAAGCGCGCCCTGCTGCCCGACGAGCTCTACACCGAGGCCGGTGCAACCATCGGGGACGCCTGGTCAGCCGACGTGGTGGTGAAGGTCGCGCCGCCGACCGCCTCCGAGGTCGGCAAGCTGCACAGCGGCCAGACGTTGATCGGCTTCCTGGCGCCGCGCAACGCCGAGAACTCGATCGGCGCGTTGAAGTCGGCCGGCGTGCAGGCGTTCGCCTTGGAGGCGATCCCGCGTATCTCGCGGGCGCAGGCCATGGATGCGCTGTCGTCGCAGGGCAACGTCTCCGGATACAAGGCCGTGCTGCTGGCCGCCTCGGAGTCCACCAGGTTCTTCCCGATGCTGACCACCGCGGCCGGCACCGTGAAGCCGGCGACCGTGTTGGTGCTCGGCGTCGGGGTCGCAGGGCTGCAGGCGCTGGCGACGGCCAGGCGGCTGGGCGGGCGGACCACCGGTTATGACGTGCGTCCCGAGGTGGCCGACCAGGTCCGCTCGGTGGGGGCACAGTGGCTCGACCTTGGAATCGATGCGGCCGGCAAGGGCGGATACGCCCGTGAGCTCACTGACGAGGAGCGCGCCCAGCAGCAGAAGGCGCTGGAAGACGCCATCAGCGGATTCGACGTCGTGATCACCACGGCGCTCGTCCCCGGCCGCCCCGCGCCGCGCCTGGTGACGGCCGCGGCGGTCGAGGCGATGAAGCCCGGCAGCGTCGTCGTCGACCTCGCGGGGGAGACCGGCGGCAACTGCGAACTGACCGAGCCGGGCCAGACCGTGGTCAAGCACGACGTCACGATCGCCTCGCCGCTGAACCTGCCGGCCACCATGCCCGAGCATGCCAGCGAGCTGTACAGCAAGAACATCACCGCGTTGCTGGACCTGCTGATCAAAGACGGCGCATTGGCGCCCGACTTTGACGACGAGGTCATCGCGGACTCATGCGTTACCCGCGGGGAAGGCTCCTAG
- a CDS encoding NAD(P) transhydrogenase subunit alpha translates to MYNELLANLAILVLSGFVGFAVISKVPNTLHTPLMSGTNAIHGIVVLGALVVFGEVEHPSLAVQIILFVATVFGTLNVIGGFIVTDRMLGMFKGKKKLPAKTEEAAAK, encoded by the coding sequence ATGTACAACGAACTACTCGCCAACTTGGCGATCCTGGTGTTGTCCGGGTTCGTCGGGTTCGCGGTGATCTCCAAAGTGCCCAACACATTGCACACCCCGCTGATGTCGGGGACCAACGCCATCCACGGCATCGTCGTGCTCGGCGCGCTGGTGGTGTTCGGGGAGGTCGAGCACCCGTCGCTGGCGGTGCAGATCATCCTGTTCGTCGCCACCGTGTTCGGGACGCTGAACGTCATCGGCGGATTCATCGTCACCGACCGGATGCTCGGGATGTTCAAGGGCAAGAAGAAGCTGCCCGCTAAGACCGAGGAGGCGGCCGCCAAATGA
- a CDS encoding NAD(P)(+) transhydrogenase (Re/Si-specific) subunit beta has protein sequence MTYLVTGLYIVSFALFIYGLMGLTGPKTAVRGNLIAAVGMTLAVAATLVKVRHTESWLLIVAGLVVGVVLGVPPARLTKMTAMPQLVAFFNGVGGGTVALIALAEFIDTHGFSAFQHGESPTVHIVVASLFAAIIGSISFWGSIIAFGKLQEIISGSPIGFGRLQQPINLLLLVGAIGAAVVIGLDAHPGSGGVSLWWMVGLLAAAGVLGLMVVLPIGGADMPVVISLLNAMTGLSAAAAGLALNNTAMIVAGMIVGASGSILTNLMAKAMNRSIPAIVAGGFGGGGVAVGGGDAGDKTVKATSAADAAIQMAYANQVIVVPGYGLAVAQAQHAVKDMAALLEGKGVEVKYAIHPVAGRMPGHMNVLLAEAEVDYDAMKDMDDINDEFARTDVAIVIGANDVTNPAARNDASSPIFGMPILNVDKAKSVIVLKRSMNSGFAGIDNPLFYGEGTTMLFGDAKKSVTAVAEELKAL, from the coding sequence ATGACCTATCTGGTGACCGGTCTCTACATCGTCTCGTTCGCGCTGTTCATCTACGGCCTGATGGGGTTGACCGGGCCGAAGACCGCGGTGCGCGGCAACCTGATCGCCGCGGTCGGTATGACGCTGGCGGTCGCCGCGACGCTGGTGAAGGTCCGGCACACCGAGTCGTGGTTGCTGATCGTCGCCGGGCTTGTCGTCGGTGTGGTGCTGGGTGTGCCGCCGGCGCGGCTGACGAAGATGACCGCGATGCCGCAGCTGGTGGCATTCTTCAACGGCGTCGGCGGCGGCACCGTGGCGCTGATCGCGCTCGCGGAATTCATTGACACGCATGGCTTCTCGGCGTTCCAGCACGGTGAGTCGCCGACGGTGCACATCGTGGTGGCGTCGTTGTTCGCCGCGATCATCGGGTCGATCTCGTTCTGGGGTTCGATCATCGCGTTCGGCAAGCTGCAGGAGATCATCTCCGGCTCGCCGATCGGCTTCGGCAGACTGCAGCAGCCGATCAACCTTTTGCTGCTCGTGGGAGCGATCGGCGCCGCAGTGGTGATCGGGCTCGACGCGCATCCGGGCAGCGGCGGGGTGTCGCTGTGGTGGATGGTCGGTCTGCTGGCCGCTGCGGGTGTGCTGGGCCTGATGGTGGTGCTGCCGATCGGCGGCGCCGACATGCCCGTGGTGATCTCGCTGCTCAACGCGATGACCGGGTTGTCGGCGGCCGCGGCGGGCCTGGCGCTGAACAACACCGCGATGATCGTCGCGGGCATGATCGTCGGTGCGTCGGGGTCGATCCTGACCAACCTGATGGCCAAGGCGATGAACCGCTCGATCCCGGCGATCGTCGCGGGGGGATTCGGCGGCGGTGGCGTGGCGGTCGGCGGCGGCGACGCCGGCGACAAGACCGTCAAGGCGACCTCGGCCGCCGACGCCGCGATCCAGATGGCCTACGCCAACCAGGTGATCGTGGTGCCGGGCTACGGCTTGGCCGTGGCGCAGGCCCAGCACGCCGTCAAGGACATGGCGGCGCTGCTGGAGGGCAAGGGTGTCGAGGTGAAGTACGCGATCCACCCGGTGGCCGGCCGGATGCCCGGACACATGAACGTGCTGTTGGCCGAGGCCGAGGTCGACTACGACGCGATGAAGGACATGGACGACATCAACGACGAGTTCGCCCGGACGGATGTCGCGATCGTCATCGGCGCCAACGACGTCACCAACCCGGCGGCCCGCAACGACGCGTCCAGCCCGATCTTCGGCATGCCGATCCTCAACGTCGACAAAGCCAAGTCGGTGATCGTGCTCAAGCGGTCGATGAACTCAGGATTCGCCGGTATCGACAACCCGCTGTTCTACGGCGAGGGCACCACGATGTTGTTCGGCGACGCCAAGAAGTCGGTGACCGCGGTCGCCGAGGAGTTGAAGGCGCTGTAA
- a CDS encoding TetR/AcrR family transcriptional regulator: MPSENGLSRREELLAVATKLFAARGYHGTRMDDVADVVGLNKATVYHYYASKSLILYDIYQRAAQRTLAAVHDDPKLSAREALYQYTVRLLDQIAANPEGAAVYFQEQPYITEWFTEEQVEEVREKETQVYEHVHGLIDRGITSGEFYECDSHVLALGYIGMTLGAYRWLRPSGRRTAKEIAAEFSTALLRGLIRDETVRVESPLGVRTEIGTAGHNSR, encoded by the coding sequence ATGCCATCCGAGAACGGGCTCTCCCGCCGCGAGGAGTTGCTGGCCGTTGCCACCAAGTTGTTCGCCGCTCGCGGCTACCACGGCACCCGGATGGACGACGTCGCCGACGTGGTCGGGTTGAACAAGGCCACCGTCTACCACTACTACGCCAGCAAGTCGCTGATCCTCTACGACATCTACCAGCGGGCGGCACAACGGACCCTGGCCGCCGTGCATGACGATCCCAAGTTGTCGGCGCGCGAGGCGCTGTATCAGTACACGGTGCGACTGCTCGATCAGATCGCTGCCAACCCCGAGGGTGCGGCGGTGTACTTCCAGGAGCAGCCCTACATCACCGAGTGGTTCACCGAGGAGCAGGTCGAGGAGGTCCGCGAGAAGGAAACCCAGGTCTACGAGCACGTGCACGGCCTCATCGACCGGGGTATCACCAGCGGCGAGTTCTACGAGTGCGACTCACACGTCCTGGCGCTGGGCTACATCGGTATGACGTTGGGTGCGTATCGCTGGCTGCGGCCGAGCGGACGCCGCACCGCCAAGGAGATCGCCGCCGAGTTCAGCACGGCGCTGCTGCGCGGGTTGATCCGCGACGAGACGGTCCGGGTGGAGTCGCCGTTGGGCGTCAGAACTGAAATCGGTACAGCCGGTCATAATTCGCGATGA
- a CDS encoding class I SAM-dependent methyltransferase produces the protein MNGKVDFSGVRWGSVEWTNLCTLYLRAYESRLATPILDDHAAAEAVGRIDYDFARLDRAVKPWANQFLVALRAKQLDTWAEEFLGRHADAVVLHLGCGLDSRAFRIEVPSGVHWVDVDVPEVIALRRKLYTDRPGYTTIGSSVTDPGWLDQIPADRPALIVAEGLLMYLTEPQIRELLRRLTDRFGTGELLADLLSPWGPRFSNSPLLARAATSGITKWGTRDGHELPAWNPRLRLVDTRMFLDPAKIPLKPQRLVYRLLTAVPFIANYDRLYRFQF, from the coding sequence GTGAACGGCAAGGTCGACTTCTCCGGCGTGCGGTGGGGCTCGGTGGAATGGACGAACCTGTGCACACTATATCTGCGTGCCTACGAAAGTCGCTTAGCTACACCGATTCTCGACGACCATGCGGCAGCCGAGGCGGTCGGGCGGATCGACTACGACTTCGCCCGCCTGGACCGGGCCGTCAAGCCGTGGGCCAACCAGTTCCTGGTTGCGTTGCGCGCCAAGCAACTTGACACCTGGGCCGAGGAGTTCCTCGGCCGTCATGCGGACGCCGTCGTGCTGCACCTGGGTTGCGGTTTGGACAGTCGGGCATTCCGGATCGAGGTGCCGTCGGGCGTGCACTGGGTCGACGTCGACGTGCCGGAGGTCATCGCGCTGCGGCGCAAGCTGTATACCGATCGGCCCGGCTACACGACGATCGGGTCGTCAGTCACCGACCCGGGCTGGCTGGATCAGATACCGGCGGATCGTCCCGCGTTGATCGTCGCCGAGGGTCTGCTGATGTATCTCACCGAGCCGCAGATCCGCGAGCTGCTGCGGCGGCTGACGGACCGGTTCGGCACTGGCGAACTGCTGGCTGACCTGCTCTCGCCGTGGGGGCCGCGGTTTTCCAATTCGCCGCTGCTCGCCCGGGCCGCCACGTCGGGAATCACCAAGTGGGGCACCCGAGACGGCCACGAACTACCGGCGTGGAACCCGCGACTGCGTCTCGTCGACACCCGCATGTTCCTCGACCCTGCGAAGATTCCGCTGAAGCCGCAGCGACTGGTCTACCGACTGCTGACCGCGGTCCCGTTCATCGCGAATTATGACCGGCTGTACCGATTTCAGTTCTGA
- a CDS encoding cystathionine gamma-lyase: MSIHYGDSTRSLKAAQSPAIPGSPVAPQSVLASSYHLSPDETADLDTYGRGSNPTWRQLESALADLEGATTALVYSSGMAAISAALRSLARPESVVVVPADGYYQVRRYAAECLSPLGVNVIQADSSQIYDAAAHADVVLAETPTNPKLDVVDLRRLAEVCHAHRALLIVDNTAATPLGQQPLSLGADLVVASATKMLSGHGDLLAGYVATNDSELSTALERERLLAGAILGGFEAWLLIRSLGSAGLRFERQCANAQALATMLTSHPAVRAVRYPGLPDDPAHAVAAMQMRRFGALVSVELADAAAVNDLMQRSDLLTSSTSFGSIHTLLDRRARWGDPVPDGFARISAGIEDTADLLADVESALQ, translated from the coding sequence GTGAGCATCCACTACGGTGACTCCACTCGGAGCCTCAAGGCCGCACAGTCTCCGGCTATCCCCGGTTCGCCGGTCGCGCCGCAATCGGTGCTGGCGTCCAGCTATCACCTGTCGCCCGACGAAACCGCCGACCTGGACACCTACGGGCGCGGCTCCAATCCGACGTGGCGGCAACTGGAATCAGCGCTCGCTGATCTCGAAGGCGCGACCACCGCGCTGGTGTACAGCTCCGGAATGGCCGCCATCAGCGCCGCGTTGCGCTCGCTGGCCAGACCCGAGTCGGTGGTCGTCGTGCCCGCCGACGGCTACTACCAGGTGCGCCGGTACGCCGCGGAATGCCTGAGCCCGTTGGGCGTCAACGTCATTCAGGCCGACAGTTCGCAGATCTACGACGCCGCCGCGCATGCCGACGTTGTGTTGGCCGAAACACCCACCAATCCGAAGCTGGACGTGGTCGATCTGCGCCGACTGGCGGAGGTCTGCCATGCCCACCGTGCGCTGTTGATCGTCGACAACACCGCCGCCACACCGCTGGGTCAGCAGCCACTGTCGCTGGGCGCTGACCTGGTGGTGGCCAGCGCCACCAAGATGCTGTCCGGTCACGGCGACCTGCTCGCCGGCTACGTCGCCACAAACGATTCCGAGCTGTCCACCGCGCTGGAACGCGAACGACTGTTGGCCGGAGCGATCCTCGGTGGATTCGAAGCGTGGCTGCTGATCCGCAGCCTGGGCAGCGCGGGACTGCGATTCGAGCGGCAATGCGCCAACGCGCAGGCGCTGGCGACAATGCTGACTAGTCACCCCGCCGTGCGGGCGGTGCGCTATCCCGGGCTGCCCGACGACCCGGCTCACGCTGTCGCCGCAATGCAGATGCGTCGATTCGGCGCTCTGGTCTCCGTCGAGTTGGCCGACGCCGCAGCGGTGAACGATCTTATGCAGCGCAGCGACCTGTTGACCTCGTCGACGAGTTTCGGAAGCATTCACACCCTGCTGGATCGCCGTGCGCGGTGGGGCGATCCGGTGCCGGACGGGTTCGCGCGTATCTCGGCGGGAATCGAGGACACCGCGGACTTACTGGCCGACGTGGAGAGCGCACTGCAGTGA
- a CDS encoding alpha/beta hydrolase encodes MNTPRDDVWFNSGSDRISAWLYRPEGNDHAPLLVMAHGLGAVRTMRLDAYAERFRAAGYACLVFDYRNFGDSEGAPRQLLDIRMQLQDWTAAVAYARTLPGIDPDRIGLWGTSFSGGHVIATAARLPGIAAVVSQCPFTDSIASLGAMNPLVSARITALATRDLVGARFGASPVMVPTAGNPGEIALMTAPDAYPGFLKLVPDGTELRNEVAARIGVKILPYRPGRLAAKVPCPILFCVCENDSVAPSGPTRRYAATAPRGEVKLYPEGHFEIYVGDAFERVIADQLEFLARVLPTG; translated from the coding sequence GTGAACACCCCTCGTGACGATGTCTGGTTCAACTCCGGCAGCGACCGGATCAGCGCGTGGCTGTACCGACCGGAGGGTAACGATCATGCCCCGCTGCTGGTGATGGCGCACGGACTCGGCGCGGTGCGCACGATGCGCTTGGACGCCTACGCCGAACGCTTCCGCGCGGCGGGCTACGCCTGCCTGGTGTTCGACTACCGCAACTTCGGCGACAGCGAAGGGGCACCCCGGCAGTTGCTCGACATCCGGATGCAACTGCAGGACTGGACGGCTGCCGTGGCCTATGCGCGCACCCTACCCGGCATCGATCCGGATCGAATTGGCTTGTGGGGCACATCTTTCAGTGGCGGGCACGTGATCGCGACGGCGGCGCGGCTGCCGGGCATCGCGGCCGTCGTCTCGCAGTGCCCGTTCACCGACAGCATCGCCTCGTTGGGCGCGATGAACCCGTTGGTCAGCGCCCGCATCACGGCGTTGGCAACACGCGACCTCGTCGGCGCACGCTTCGGCGCGTCACCGGTGATGGTGCCGACGGCGGGCAATCCCGGCGAGATCGCACTGATGACCGCGCCCGACGCCTATCCGGGGTTTCTCAAGCTGGTGCCCGACGGCACTGAGCTACGCAACGAGGTTGCTGCGCGGATCGGGGTGAAGATCCTGCCTTACCGTCCGGGCCGGCTCGCGGCCAAGGTGCCCTGCCCGATTTTGTTCTGCGTGTGCGAGAACGATTCCGTCGCACCGTCGGGACCGACCCGTCGTTACGCCGCGACGGCGCCGCGCGGAGAGGTGAAGCTGTATCCAGAGGGTCATTTCGAAATTTATGTCGGTGACGCCTTCGAACGTGTCATTGCCGACCAACTCGAATTCTTGGCCCGCGTACTGCCCACCGGATGA
- a CDS encoding FAD-binding oxidoreductase, with amino-acid sequence MVSSVLQKVSSLVGPSHVSTDPDVLAGRSVDHTGRYRGRASALVRPGSAGEVAEVLRLCRDAGTHVTIQGGRTSLVAGTVPEHDDILLSTERLCAIGEVDTIERRVEAGAGATLAAVQRAAAAAGLVFGVDLAARDTATVGGMASTNAGGLRTVRYGNMGNQVIGLDVALPDGSVVRRHSRVRADNTGYDLPALFVGAEGTLGVITALDLRLHSNPAHRVTAVCGFDDLGALVDAGRLFRDLDGIAALELIDGRACALADEHLGVAPAVRGDWLLLVELASDHDQSERLADALEGVRASGEPAVGVDLAAQQRLWRIRESIAEVVGLFGPPLKFDVSLPLSVIAAFARDAAALIQRHAADAIAVLFGHIGEGNLHLNVLRCNDEQERDLYAAMMDLIADSGGNVSSEHGVGSRKRRYLGMSRDDADIAAMRTLKTAFDPTGYLNAAVLFD; translated from the coding sequence ATGGTCTCGAGCGTGCTGCAAAAGGTGTCTTCGCTGGTGGGGCCCAGTCACGTGAGCACCGATCCCGACGTGTTGGCCGGCCGTAGCGTCGATCACACCGGCCGTTATCGCGGCCGGGCGAGCGCGCTGGTTCGTCCGGGCTCGGCCGGCGAGGTGGCCGAGGTGCTGAGGCTGTGCCGCGACGCCGGGACCCACGTGACTATCCAGGGCGGCCGGACGTCACTGGTGGCCGGCACCGTCCCCGAACACGACGACATCTTGCTGTCGACCGAAAGACTCTGCGCGATAGGCGAAGTCGACACCATCGAGCGCCGCGTCGAGGCCGGGGCAGGCGCCACCCTGGCCGCGGTGCAGCGCGCCGCCGCCGCGGCCGGCCTGGTGTTCGGCGTCGATCTGGCCGCTCGCGATACCGCGACCGTCGGCGGCATGGCCTCGACCAATGCCGGCGGGTTGCGCACCGTGCGGTACGGCAACATGGGCAACCAGGTCATCGGCCTCGACGTCGCGCTGCCGGACGGGTCGGTGGTACGGCGGCATTCCCGAGTGCGGGCCGACAACACCGGCTACGACCTGCCCGCGCTGTTCGTCGGCGCCGAGGGCACGCTGGGTGTGATCACCGCGCTCGATCTGCGCCTGCATTCCAATCCAGCGCATCGGGTGACCGCGGTGTGCGGGTTCGACGACCTGGGCGCGCTGGTCGACGCCGGTCGGCTGTTCCGCGACCTCGACGGCATTGCCGCCCTTGAGCTGATCGACGGACGGGCCTGCGCGCTGGCCGACGAACATCTTGGCGTGGCGCCGGCGGTACGCGGCGACTGGCTGCTGTTGGTGGAGTTGGCGTCCGACCACGACCAATCCGAACGACTGGCCGACGCACTGGAGGGCGTACGTGCCAGTGGCGAGCCCGCGGTGGGAGTCGACCTGGCTGCCCAACAACGGCTTTGGCGGATACGCGAATCGATCGCCGAGGTGGTCGGCCTGTTCGGGCCGCCGCTGAAATTCGACGTGTCGCTGCCGCTGTCCGTCATCGCCGCGTTCGCCCGCGATGCCGCAGCGTTGATCCAGCGGCACGCGGCCGACGCGATCGCCGTGTTGTTCGGGCATATCGGCGAGGGCAACCTGCATCTGAACGTGCTGCGCTGCAACGACGAACAGGAGCGCGACCTGTATGCGGCGATGATGGACCTGATCGCCGACTCGGGTGGCAATGTCAGCTCCGAGCACGGCGTCGGCAGCCGCAAACGCCGCTATCTCGGCATGTCCCGCGACGACGCCGACATTGCCGCGATGCGCACGCTGAAGACGGCGTTCGACCCGACCGGCTACCTCAATGCCGCGGTGCTGTTCGACTAG
- a CDS encoding TetR/AcrR family transcriptional regulator: protein MDQTSTIEGDTSTQLRILAATAEVLGRNGKRKLSLSDVAVQAGVSRPTLYRWFASKEDLLSAFSKYERQTFESGLGRATAGLKGADKLDAALRFIVDYQHSYTGVRMVDIEPEHVISQFSNVIPQMRDGLQRLIPGPNAAVKAATAIRVAFSHYMIRSDDAEQFLAQLRHAVGIKGAD from the coding sequence ATGGACCAGACGTCGACGATCGAGGGCGACACCTCGACGCAGTTGCGGATCCTCGCTGCCACCGCCGAGGTCCTCGGCCGCAACGGCAAACGCAAGCTGAGCTTGTCCGACGTCGCTGTTCAGGCCGGGGTGTCGAGACCGACCCTGTATCGCTGGTTCGCTTCGAAAGAGGACCTGCTCTCGGCGTTCTCCAAGTACGAACGCCAGACCTTCGAAAGCGGGCTGGGCCGGGCGACCGCCGGACTCAAAGGGGCCGACAAGCTCGACGCGGCGTTGCGCTTCATCGTCGACTATCAGCATTCCTATACCGGTGTCCGCATGGTCGATATCGAACCCGAGCATGTCATCAGCCAGTTCTCGAATGTGATCCCGCAGATGCGCGATGGCCTGCAGCGGCTGATACCCGGCCCCAACGCCGCAGTCAAGGCGGCGACGGCTATTCGAGTGGCGTTCTCGCACTACATGATTCGCAGCGACGATGCGGAGCAATTTCTGGCCCAACTACGTCACGCGGTGGGCATCAAGGGTGCCGACTAG
- a CDS encoding SDR family NAD(P)-dependent oxidoreductase, with protein MSHARAVVITEASSPVALATAARFAAGGDLVLVGSRRTHVCEEFAARLQTRGAEVFAAHLDLADLASVDRFVETADYLVGIPDVLVSAAGLADGSWVGAQHLVAQLVQPMIDNRHGDVVLLSPELVGASPPGGHRMLDAWARGLDAEFIGTGMRASIVRSTGLVPADDVSCLIASVINSAERTHMRVVDIIPPVPMSSKSTSRST; from the coding sequence GTGAGCCACGCCAGGGCGGTGGTCATCACCGAGGCATCGTCGCCCGTCGCACTGGCGACTGCGGCACGGTTCGCCGCAGGTGGCGATCTGGTGTTGGTGGGTAGCCGGCGGACTCATGTGTGCGAGGAGTTCGCCGCCCGCCTGCAAACCCGTGGCGCCGAGGTCTTCGCCGCCCACTTGGACCTTGCCGACTTGGCCTCCGTTGACCGCTTCGTCGAGACCGCCGATTACCTGGTCGGGATCCCCGACGTTCTGGTGAGTGCGGCGGGTTTGGCCGATGGTTCGTGGGTGGGCGCGCAACACCTTGTCGCACAACTCGTTCAACCGATGATCGACAACCGGCACGGCGATGTGGTGTTGCTCAGCCCTGAACTGGTGGGCGCGTCACCGCCCGGCGGGCATCGGATGCTCGACGCGTGGGCACGCGGCCTGGACGCCGAATTCATCGGGACCGGCATGCGAGCCTCGATCGTGCGATCGACCGGGCTGGTGCCGGCAGACGACGTCAGCTGTCTGATCGCCTCGGTGATCAACTCGGCGGAGCGGACGCACATGCGTGTCGTCGACATCATCCCGCCGGTGCCGATGAGCTCGAAGTCAACGTCGAGATCGACGTAA
- a CDS encoding thioesterase family protein, translated as MTDSYYELIDAADPIGEKFCATDLVRSTWTAAIQHAAPVSALLVRALERCAARDDTRLSRVAIDLLGPVPADGDMWVSSKVERPGKQIELLTAETLALGPDGQPRPTARATGWRLQMLDTAELLHAAAPLPRPLNEAHSRDLAKNFDRNYVHSLDWRWLTEPLSEGPGESWIKPTTNLVDGETMTPLERLFAVADCANGIGSKIDITKWTFLNNDLVVHVHRIPDGEWVGIRAETNYGPDGIGTTVGTLFDETGAVGSIQQSVLVRRRPGK; from the coding sequence GTGACCGACTCCTACTACGAACTGATCGACGCCGCCGATCCGATCGGCGAAAAGTTCTGTGCCACAGACTTGGTCAGGAGCACGTGGACGGCGGCTATTCAGCACGCGGCACCGGTGTCGGCGTTGTTGGTCCGCGCACTGGAACGCTGCGCCGCCCGCGACGACACCCGGTTGAGCCGGGTCGCCATCGACCTGCTTGGCCCAGTGCCCGCCGACGGCGACATGTGGGTCAGCTCGAAGGTCGAGCGCCCCGGCAAGCAGATCGAGTTGCTCACCGCCGAGACGCTGGCCCTGGGCCCCGACGGTCAGCCCCGTCCGACGGCGCGGGCCACCGGGTGGCGACTGCAGATGCTCGACACCGCCGAGCTGCTGCACGCCGCGGCGCCGCTGCCGCGTCCCCTCAATGAGGCCCACAGCCGCGATCTCGCCAAGAACTTCGACCGCAACTACGTGCACAGCCTGGACTGGCGCTGGTTGACCGAGCCGCTCAGCGAGGGGCCCGGCGAGTCGTGGATCAAGCCGACGACAAACCTGGTCGACGGCGAGACGATGACCCCGCTGGAGCGGCTGTTCGCGGTCGCCGACTGCGCCAACGGCATCGGCTCCAAGATCGACATCACCAAGTGGACGTTCCTGAACAACGACCTCGTCGTGCACGTGCACCGGATTCCCGACGGCGAGTGGGTCGGCATCCGCGCCGAGACGAACTACGGGCCGGACGGCATCGGCACCACGGTGGGCACGCTGTTCGACGAGACCGGGGCGGTGGGCAGCATTCAGCAGTCGGTATTGGTGCGACGACGGCCCGGCAAGTGA